TTTATCATGAATATTTTTTAAATCACCATGATGACGTATTATACAAATATATCCTAAAATAGGTGAATATACATCATTAATACATTTTCTGTTCACATAGTCTTTAATGATATAATATCCAAAAATTGCAGATAAAAAACTATGATATGTTTTTTCACTTTGATAATTATCAAATAAATGTCTTTGAAAAAAACTAGTGCATTTTGCAAAATCATGAGCTAATCCAATTAAAAAAGAAATATCTGCATAGAAAGAATTATTTTCTATGCAAAGTGTTTCAAAAATATTTTTTGAATTATCAGCTACATTCAATAAATGTTCAGTTAATTTCTTATCAGGATGTGAATAAAGCGTACTAGTATAGTATGACATTATCTTCTCCAACCTTATAATATTCACAAGAATCTAACAATATACTTTTACCATTACTTTCATAGTAATATTCAAGAAAATCAGAAACAACTCTGTTTTCATCCATATAACCTGGTGATTTTATAACACCATAACGTTTTCCAGATTCTATAACTAGTTTACCACTATTTTTAAGAACTACTGAGTCAATATGAACATTTTCTTCTTTAATCGGTTCTACAGAAAATATATCTTCACTTACTAAACTAAAATTAGCTAAACATTCAGATATTCCAAGGTATGGTGTGTAAACACTTTTATGTTCTTTTAATAATCCATAGAACTCATTTAGAATATCGTCATCATCTAAAGATAAATATATTCTATATTTTACATTTTTAAGAAATTCAGCAGGAACTTGTGTTCTTTTTCCATTTCCCTTAATTTCAAATAAAACAATACTTTCTTTAGTATTAACATAATTTAAATTAATTCGAGTTTTTTCAATAGGATTAATTATTTTTAATCCAATTTTACTATTGTTTTTTTGAAATAAATCATAATATGAATCTCTTTCTTTTCCAAGAATTCCTGAAATGAAACCTGCAATTGTTGTTCGACTGGGAAATGGATATGAAATAGTGGAAGTAGTTGTATATCCACGTCTGAAATATGCATAATCACCCCATACATCAAACACTACTAGATTCATAATAATCACCTTTATAATAGAAGTTCTTCAGTTTCTATTCCTAAGGAATTAATGTTTTCAATTAATGATTTATTTGAATTATCCTCTGTTTTCAAACTATCATCTAATTTATAATAAATTTTACTAATCTTATCAGAATATTTTTCAAAACTATTTAATAGTTGATCATATACTAATGTAAATTCATTAATACTTCTTATTTCTTTATCACTATCAAAATCATGTTTTATAGATAATTTATTGTTCAAATCACCAATAAAGAAGTTATTTTCTGAATATTCAATTTGTAATAATAATCTTGGTGTTTGACCAAATTTTGATCGTGTGATAAGATTTTTAGTACCATTCCACATACCATCAAGTAATTTATTAATATCTTCTTCACCCATATGAGTATATTTTGCAGCATTTTCATTAATTGCTCCATAAAATGTAACTAATGAATAGTGTACTACATATTCTTCACGGAATGTTTTTTGAGATTTACTATCTCCAGAAGCAAATGCTCCTGTTCCTTTTATATGTTCAATATTAACTCTATTAAGTGATCTACCCATTCTAAATTGTACAGGTCCTGTTAATGTTATGGAACCAGATTGATTTTTCTTTTTTATTTTAACTTCAATAGGTATTGTACCACCAAAAAGACGAGCATCAATACATTCAGATAAAATATTTTCTTTCATGATTTTTTTTGCATCATCTAATGATTCATAATCACCTTCAGGTAAAAAATCCTTTGCACGTGCTTTAGCATCTTGAATTCCTTCACCACTTTCACTTACTTTTTCTTTTACAAATATTGATTCATCAGCATATTCTTCTAGATAATCACGTATAGTACGTTTTAATCTAACATCTGTAACTATATTTTTCTCAGTATCTTCATCTATTCTAGGTTTATTTTCATCTAATGGATCACCATTAGGATTTGCATCATTTATATCATATATGAATAATAATTCAGACCTATTCATTTAAATCAACTCCTTTATCATCTAATTTAAAATTATCACCTATTGTGAAACCTAATACAAAGTAGTAACTAGTTTCATTTTTATTTAATTTCCAACTTTTATCTGATTCTAATAAATTAATTGAAATCAATTCTTCAATTTTCTTATAACTATAAAGTGAATCATATTCAGTTAATTTATTAATTACTTCTTTATATGCTTGTTTTAATTTTTTGTTATCTAAGTTTAAACCCCATAATTTTTTAACAAAAGGTGTTGAATTCAATCTTTTATATTGAATTCTTGTGAGTTTTTTTGTTAATATACCTATAAGTAAACATGCTCTTTTTTCAGGAGTATCCAACATAGTTAGTATATCTTCTCCTTTTTTATCTTCAAAAGACAATTTTTTACCTCCTTTAAATAAATTTAACTTATCTAATAGTATCAATAAATGTAATCCTTTAAATACATTATACCTCATAAATCCATATTCTTCATCATAATTTCTCCAATTTTTTCGTATAACACTCATTATTTGTTCTAATAAAAAATCATAGTCAATCGTATTATTACTCATTATGGAGTTTACTATTTCAAGATAGTATTTATTACTATTTCTTGTTGATGTAAAATCTCTTAAAAATCCAAGATACCAATTATATTGGCTTAAATATGTTTTATTATTAGTGGATACTAACTTAATAAAATCTCCTGTAACTTTATCTCCAAATATTTCTTTCATATGATCTTCATTGAAAATAGTTAATGATTTTACTTCTTTTTGACTTAAATATATTTTTTGTAACCATGATGGAATAATACTTTCAACATAACCTAATATGTTGAAGGAATTATTATTTTTTTCATAATATAAAAATTTAAATTCCAAAATATCATTCAAATCCTCGACTAAATCAGATAATTCCTCCTCTACATCACTTATTTCAGAATATTTTCTTTTATCTTCAAGGTCCACTAATTCATCATATAATTCATCTAATACTTCATTATTATTAAAAAATACTGTTGGAATCACATAAAATCTAAGTCCAAATTCTGAAAAACTCAGGAAACGTTCAACAAACTTTTTCCCAGCTTCTAAATATAATGCACAATCAGCACAAATACTTGATTGTTTCCATTGATTTATCCTATTTAATTCAGGAGTATTTCCAGGTTTATCAACAGTTCCAAATGTTAAACCAATAGAACTTGGAACTAGACCATGAACCTCTTTTTTCTCATCACAAAGATAGCATTTTGCATTTCCACTACTTTTTATTTTAGGCGATGTCATAGAATAATATTTTTCATTAGCTTTATCTAACAATAAAGTTCTAAAAATATTATAAGGTTCATCCATATTATCCAAATATTTAAACTCATTCTGATCTTTAAATCGAATTGTTAATAAAACATTACGCCTATTTTCAGGAGATATATTTCCATAATATTCTCCAAGATTACTTAATATAACATTTCTATTCTCTTCAAGAATTGTATAAACATTATTTATAAATTCATCTTTTTTAGCATGATTTTTAAACCATTTAATAAATTTACCATCAAATGTCTTATCAACATCAGTAATGAATGCTGATGGTGAAAGATTAGTACCTCGTGATGATCCCTTTTTATATAAATAATGTAAATCATCCTCTTTTTTATAATCTTCTTCAATAATACCATCATAAGACAAATCATCCATATTAATATTAACATATAATACTTTTCGAGTATGTTCAAATTTATCAGCATCTAAAATAACAGATAACTGATCCAAATTATCTTTATTAATCCAAAATTTACCTAACTCATACATACTATTAATCAAAATTTCACCTCCTATTATTAATAAATCCAAAACCTAAACTATTTTTTTCACCTAACCCACAGTCTAATAAAAAATTATAAAATTGCTTATTATCTCTATTAAGTTCCTTTTCCAGAGTTTTCCAAAGACTACCTATAATAATAAAAGTATTATCTTTCATAGAAATCCTAACAGAAACTTCTCTCGTTAATTCAAATGAATCAAAAATATCCGATTCTAAATTAAAATCATCCCCCGTATATGCTACATATTTCTTTATAGCATTATCTTTTAACCTATTGAAGAAAAAATCAAAACTATTATTATTAAATGAAAAATATTTATTGGAATAATTATCTTCAAACAATGCAATAGGTGTTCCAGTAATTATAGAACCCGTACACTGTTTATTAAAAATTTTTAAACTAATAATTTCCATATAATACTTATTTAATCTAAATACTTCCATATGAGATAATTGATAATAAAGTAGTTTGATAAAAGCACTACTCGGGGATGATATAATTAAGTTTTTATATTCATCCTGCTTAAAATCTGTAACTGGAAAAATATTAGAAAAATTAAAGAACTTAAATCCTTTAACATTATGATAATTTTTAAATTCAGTATCTTTAATTAAATTATAAATAAAACCTTGAATATCATATTTACCAATTTCATAATAATTACTATTTTTTAATGGGTTAAATTTTAGAATTAATCTCATAAAAACCTCCATTTTAGAAAGTATCAATTTAATTTTAATTTCAATTTCTTCTTAATTATACTTATTATAATTTGAAGTATATAAATGTTTTTTATTGATATGAAGAATAAGATTAAATAAAAAAATTTATTACATTATAAAAAAAGACATATAAATAATCATTTTAAATAGACTATAATAGTATGGAAACTTGATTTGAAGTATAAATTCAAAGAAAATACATTCATAATAAATTAATAGAAAAAAAATATTATGAACAAAATTTTAAAATAGACTGTAATAGTATGAAAACCAGGTGTTTTATGATGAATTTTGAAAAAATAAAAATAGTTTAAAATAGACT
This Methanosphaera sp. WGK6 DNA region includes the following protein-coding sequences:
- a CDS encoding CRISPR-associated endonuclease Cas3''; translation: MSYYTSTLYSHPDKKLTEHLLNVADNSKNIFETLCIENNSFYADISFLIGLAHDFAKCTSFFQRHLFDNYQSEKTYHSFLSAIFGYYIIKDYVNRKCINDVYSPILGYICIIRHHGDLKNIHDKSMTSEYHNIKEIPPYIFEQINDIKSNDLVEFKDF
- the cas5b gene encoding type I-B CRISPR-associated protein Cas5b, producing the protein MNLVVFDVWGDYAYFRRGYTTTSTISYPFPSRTTIAGFISGILGKERDSYYDLFQKNNSKIGLKIINPIEKTRINLNYVNTKESIVLFEIKGNGKRTQVPAEFLKNVKYRIYLSLDDDDILNEFYGLLKEHKSVYTPYLGISECLANFSLVSEDIFSVEPIKEENVHIDSVVLKNSGKLVIESGKRYGVIKSPGYMDENRVVSDFLEYYYESNGKSILLDSCEYYKVGEDNVILY
- the cas7b gene encoding type I-B CRISPR-associated protein Cas7/Csh2; translation: MNRSELLFIYDINDANPNGDPLDENKPRIDEDTEKNIVTDVRLKRTIRDYLEEYADESIFVKEKVSESGEGIQDAKARAKDFLPEGDYESLDDAKKIMKENILSECIDARLFGGTIPIEVKIKKKNQSGSITLTGPVQFRMGRSLNRVNIEHIKGTGAFASGDSKSQKTFREEYVVHYSLVTFYGAINENAAKYTHMGEEDINKLLDGMWNGTKNLITRSKFGQTPRLLLQIEYSENNFFIGDLNNKLSIKHDFDSDKEIRSINEFTLVYDQLLNSFEKYSDKISKIYYKLDDSLKTEDNSNKSLIENINSLGIETEELLL
- a CDS encoding TIGR02556 family CRISPR-associated protein encodes the protein MINSMYELGKFWINKDNLDQLSVILDADKFEHTRKVLYVNINMDDLSYDGIIEEDYKKEDDLHYLYKKGSSRGTNLSPSAFITDVDKTFDGKFIKWFKNHAKKDEFINNVYTILEENRNVILSNLGEYYGNISPENRRNVLLTIRFKDQNEFKYLDNMDEPYNIFRTLLLDKANEKYYSMTSPKIKSSGNAKCYLCDEKKEVHGLVPSSIGLTFGTVDKPGNTPELNRINQWKQSSICADCALYLEAGKKFVERFLSFSEFGLRFYVIPTVFFNNNEVLDELYDELVDLEDKRKYSEISDVEEELSDLVEDLNDILEFKFLYYEKNNNSFNILGYVESIIPSWLQKIYLSQKEVKSLTIFNEDHMKEIFGDKVTGDFIKLVSTNNKTYLSQYNWYLGFLRDFTSTRNSNKYYLEIVNSIMSNNTIDYDFLLEQIMSVIRKNWRNYDEEYGFMRYNVFKGLHLLILLDKLNLFKGGKKLSFEDKKGEDILTMLDTPEKRACLLIGILTKKLTRIQYKRLNSTPFVKKLWGLNLDNKKLKQAYKEVINKLTEYDSLYSYKKIEELISINLLESDKSWKLNKNETSYYFVLGFTIGDNFKLDDKGVDLNE
- the cas6 gene encoding CRISPR-associated endoribonuclease Cas6; translated protein: MRLILKFNPLKNSNYYEIGKYDIQGFIYNLIKDTEFKNYHNVKGFKFFNFSNIFPVTDFKQDEYKNLIISSPSSAFIKLLYYQLSHMEVFRLNKYYMEIISLKIFNKQCTGSIITGTPIALFEDNYSNKYFSFNNNSFDFFFNRLKDNAIKKYVAYTGDDFNLESDIFDSFELTREVSVRISMKDNTFIIIGSLWKTLEKELNRDNKQFYNFLLDCGLGEKNSLGFGFINNRR